In a single window of the Delftia tsuruhatensis genome:
- the adhP gene encoding alcohol dehydrogenase AdhP — translation MNRTMKAAVVREFGKPLTIEEVQVPRPDPGHVLVKIEACGVCHTDLHAAHGDWPVKPNPPFIPGHEGVGYVAAVGAGVTHVKEGDRVGIPWLYTACGHCEHCLGGWETLCEQQKNTGYSVNGGFAQYALADANFVGLLPGNVDLIEIAPVLCAGVTVYKGLKVTDTRPGNWVVISGIGGLGHMAVQYAKAMGLNVAAVDVDDAKLDLARRLGAQVTVNAMTTDPAAYLKKEIGGAHGALVTAVSPKAFEQALGMVRRGGTVSLNGLPPGSFPLPIFNMVLSGVTVRGSIVGTRLDLQESLDFAAMGKVRATVATDRLENINDIFSRMHEGRIEGRIVLDLNA, via the coding sequence ATGAACAGGACCATGAAAGCCGCCGTGGTGCGGGAGTTTGGCAAGCCACTGACCATCGAGGAAGTCCAGGTGCCCCGGCCCGATCCTGGCCATGTGCTGGTGAAGATCGAGGCCTGTGGCGTCTGCCACACCGACCTGCATGCCGCGCATGGCGACTGGCCGGTCAAGCCCAATCCGCCCTTCATACCGGGTCATGAAGGCGTGGGCTATGTGGCTGCCGTGGGAGCGGGTGTCACCCATGTCAAGGAAGGCGACCGCGTCGGCATTCCCTGGCTGTATACGGCCTGCGGCCATTGCGAGCATTGCCTGGGCGGCTGGGAGACGCTGTGCGAGCAGCAGAAGAACACCGGCTACTCTGTCAACGGCGGCTTTGCGCAGTATGCGCTGGCCGATGCCAATTTCGTGGGCCTGCTGCCCGGCAACGTGGACCTCATCGAGATCGCTCCCGTGCTGTGTGCGGGCGTCACCGTCTACAAGGGACTGAAGGTCACCGACACCAGGCCCGGCAACTGGGTGGTGATCTCGGGTATCGGCGGCCTGGGCCATATGGCTGTGCAGTATGCCAAGGCCATGGGCCTGAACGTGGCGGCGGTGGATGTGGATGATGCCAAGCTGGATCTGGCTCGGCGCCTGGGTGCCCAGGTCACGGTCAATGCCATGACCACGGATCCGGCGGCCTATCTCAAGAAGGAGATCGGTGGCGCGCACGGCGCCCTGGTGACGGCGGTGTCGCCCAAGGCCTTCGAGCAGGCGCTGGGCATGGTGCGGCGCGGCGGCACGGTGTCGCTCAACGGCCTGCCGCCCGGCAGCTTCCCGCTGCCCATCTTCAACATGGTGCTCAGCGGCGTGACCGTGCGCGGCTCCATCGTGGGCACGCGGCTGGACCTGCAGGAGTCGCTGGACTTCGCGGCCATGGGCAAGGTCAGGGCCACGGTGGCCACCGACCGGCTGGAGAACATCAACGACATCTTCTCCCGCATGCACGAGGGCAGGATCGAAGGCCGCATCGTGCTGGACTTGAACGCCTGA
- the rimO gene encoding 30S ribosomal protein S12 methylthiotransferase RimO has translation MTTPAGAAAPRVGFVSLGCPKALTDSELILTQLSAEGYQTSKTFEGADLVIVNTCGFIDDAVRESLDTIGEALAENGKVIVTGCLGAKAGKDGGNLIQEVHPSVLAVTGPHATQEVMNAVHTHLPKPHDPFIDLVPGAFGEAGIKLTPRHYAYLKISEGCNHRCTFCIIPSMRGDLVSRPVGDVLKEARALFEGGVKELLVISQDTSAYGVDVKYRTGFWDGKPVKTRMHELVQTLAQIAEPYGAWVRLHYVYPYPSVDEIIPFMATGRVLPYLDVPFQHSHPDVLKRMKRPANGEKNLERLQRWREICPDLVIRSTFIAGFPGETEAEFEHLLQFLREAQIDRAGCFAYSPVEGAAANDIPGMLPEEVREERRARFMAVAEEVSTARLQKRVGQTLQVLVDKSVGLGKKGGVGRSYADAPEIDGLVHLLPPEKASKTYKVGDFVKARIVGTQGHDLVGQPV, from the coding sequence ATGACAACCCCTGCCGGCGCGGCCGCGCCGCGAGTGGGATTCGTATCCCTCGGGTGCCCCAAGGCGCTCACGGATTCCGAGCTCATCCTCACCCAGCTCAGTGCCGAGGGCTACCAGACCTCCAAGACCTTCGAGGGCGCGGACCTGGTGATCGTCAACACCTGCGGCTTCATCGATGATGCGGTGCGCGAGAGCCTGGACACCATTGGCGAGGCCCTGGCCGAGAACGGCAAGGTCATCGTCACCGGCTGCCTGGGTGCCAAGGCAGGCAAGGACGGTGGCAACCTGATCCAGGAGGTGCATCCCAGCGTGCTGGCCGTGACCGGCCCCCATGCCACGCAGGAGGTGATGAACGCCGTGCATACGCACCTGCCCAAGCCGCACGATCCGTTCATCGATCTGGTGCCTGGAGCCTTCGGCGAAGCGGGCATCAAGCTCACGCCCAGGCACTACGCCTACCTGAAGATTTCCGAGGGCTGCAACCACCGCTGCACCTTCTGCATCATCCCCTCCATGCGCGGCGATCTGGTCTCGCGTCCCGTCGGCGATGTGCTCAAGGAGGCGCGTGCGCTGTTCGAGGGCGGCGTCAAGGAACTGCTGGTGATCAGCCAGGACACCTCGGCCTATGGCGTGGACGTGAAGTACCGCACGGGCTTCTGGGATGGCAAGCCTGTGAAGACGCGCATGCACGAGCTGGTGCAGACACTGGCGCAGATCGCCGAGCCCTATGGGGCCTGGGTGCGCCTGCACTATGTGTATCCGTACCCCAGCGTGGACGAGATCATCCCGTTCATGGCCACGGGTCGCGTGCTGCCCTACCTGGACGTGCCGTTCCAGCACAGCCATCCCGATGTCCTCAAGCGCATGAAGCGCCCGGCCAACGGCGAGAAGAACCTGGAGCGCCTGCAGCGCTGGCGCGAGATCTGCCCCGACCTGGTGATCCGCTCCACCTTCATCGCGGGCTTTCCTGGCGAGACGGAGGCGGAATTCGAGCATCTGCTGCAGTTCCTGCGCGAAGCGCAGATCGACCGCGCGGGCTGCTTTGCCTACAGCCCCGTGGAAGGGGCTGCTGCCAACGACATTCCCGGCATGCTGCCCGAGGAGGTCCGCGAGGAGCGCCGTGCGCGCTTCATGGCGGTGGCCGAGGAGGTCTCCACGGCGCGCCTGCAAAAGCGCGTGGGCCAGACCCTGCAGGTGCTGGTGGACAAGTCCGTGGGCCTGGGCAAGAAGGGTGGCGTGGGCCGCAGCTATGCCGATGCGCCCGAGATCGACGGCCTGGTCCATCTGCTGCCGCCCGAGAAGGCCAGCAAGACCTACAAGGTGGGCGACTTCGTGAAGGCGCGCATCGTGGGCACGCAAGGCCACGACCTGGTGGGGCAGCCGGTCTGA
- the phaR gene encoding polyhydroxyalkanoate synthesis repressor PhaR: MQETPKAAAPNAQRVIKKYPNRRLYDTDTSSYITLAEVKQLVMASEPVVVKDAKTGEDLTRSILLQIILEEEAGGAPMFSEAVLANIIRFYGHAMQGYMGSYLEKNVQMFTDFQSKLAEQAQGASPEAWNQFMRMQPPAMQNMMSSYLEQSQNMFSQMQEQMQKQTEQMLNAMGIKRNG, encoded by the coding sequence ATGCAAGAGACGCCAAAAGCCGCTGCCCCCAACGCCCAGCGCGTGATCAAGAAGTATCCCAACCGCCGTCTCTACGACACCGATACCTCCTCCTACATCACCCTGGCCGAGGTCAAGCAGCTCGTGATGGCCAGCGAACCCGTGGTGGTCAAGGATGCCAAGACGGGCGAGGACCTCACGCGCAGCATCCTGCTGCAGATCATCCTGGAGGAGGAGGCCGGTGGCGCGCCCATGTTCTCCGAGGCCGTGCTGGCCAACATCATCCGCTTCTACGGCCATGCCATGCAGGGCTACATGGGCTCCTACCTGGAAAAGAACGTGCAGATGTTCACCGATTTCCAGAGCAAGCTGGCCGAGCAGGCGCAGGGGGCATCGCCCGAGGCCTGGAACCAGTTCATGCGCATGCAGCCGCCGGCCATGCAGAACATGATGAGCAGCTACCTGGAGCAGTCCCAGAACATGTTCAGCCAGATGCAGGAGCAGATGCAAAAGCAGACCGAGCAGATGCTCAACGCCATGGGCATCAAGCGCAACGGCTGA
- a CDS encoding Zn-dependent hydrolase translates to MDTDTQVKQDIAQLRVNGSRLWDSLMELARIGATPKGGVCRLTLTDLDRQGRDLVTRWAREAGMTVTIDKIGNGFMRRPGRDNSLPPIMTGSHIDTQPTGGKFDGNYGVLAGLEVVRTLNDHGIETEAPIEVAFWTNEEGSRFVPVMMGSGVFARAFTLEHAYAATDSEGKTVKGELERIGYVGSQEPGDHPIGAYFEAHIEQGPVLEDHAKTIGVVTGVLGIRWYDCVVTGMEAHAGPTPMALRKDALQAATQLMQEVVACAHRHPPHGRGTVGMVQVHPNSRNVIPGQVKFSIDLRNATDADCEAMDADIRAVADRISRETGLPIAINLVSSYPAQPFHGDCVDAVARAARTLGYSHMPVVSGAGHDAVYMARLAPAGMVFIPCKDGISHNEIEDAAPADITAGCDVLMHAMLERAKVL, encoded by the coding sequence ATGGATACGGATACCCAAGTGAAGCAGGACATCGCACAACTGCGCGTCAACGGAAGCAGGCTGTGGGATTCACTCATGGAGCTGGCCCGGATCGGCGCCACGCCCAAGGGCGGCGTCTGCCGCCTGACGCTGACCGACCTGGACCGCCAGGGCCGTGACCTGGTGACCCGCTGGGCGCGCGAGGCGGGCATGACGGTGACCATCGACAAGATAGGCAACGGCTTCATGCGCCGGCCCGGGCGCGACAACAGCCTGCCTCCCATCATGACGGGCAGCCACATCGACACCCAGCCCACGGGCGGCAAGTTCGACGGCAACTACGGCGTTCTGGCGGGGCTGGAGGTGGTGCGCACGCTCAACGACCACGGCATCGAGACCGAAGCTCCCATCGAGGTGGCCTTCTGGACGAACGAGGAAGGCTCGCGCTTCGTGCCGGTGATGATGGGCTCCGGCGTGTTTGCCCGGGCCTTCACGCTGGAGCATGCCTATGCCGCCACCGACTCCGAGGGCAAAACCGTCAAGGGCGAGCTGGAACGCATCGGCTATGTGGGCAGCCAGGAGCCCGGCGACCACCCGATCGGTGCGTACTTCGAGGCGCATATCGAACAGGGTCCCGTGCTGGAGGACCACGCCAAGACCATTGGCGTGGTCACCGGCGTGCTGGGCATACGCTGGTATGACTGCGTGGTCACCGGCATGGAGGCCCATGCCGGCCCCACGCCCATGGCTCTGCGCAAGGACGCGCTGCAGGCGGCCACGCAGCTCATGCAGGAAGTGGTGGCCTGCGCCCACCGCCACCCGCCGCACGGCCGTGGCACGGTGGGCATGGTGCAGGTCCACCCCAACAGCCGCAACGTGATTCCGGGGCAGGTCAAGTTCAGCATAGACCTGCGCAACGCCACAGATGCCGACTGCGAAGCCATGGACGCCGACATCCGTGCCGTGGCCGACCGCATCAGTCGGGAGACGGGCTTGCCCATCGCGATCAACCTGGTCTCCAGCTACCCGGCCCAGCCCTTTCATGGCGACTGCGTGGATGCGGTGGCGCGGGCGGCCAGGACCCTGGGCTACTCGCACATGCCCGTTGTCTCGGGGGCCGGGCATGACGCGGTCTACATGGCAAGGCTGGCGCCGGCCGGCATGGTCTTCATTCCCTGCAAGGACGGAATCAGCCACAACGAGATCGAAGATGCCGCGCCCGCGGACATCACTGCAGGCTGCGATGTGCTGATGCACGCCATGCTGGAACGCGCCAAGGTGCTGTGA
- the hydA gene encoding dihydropyrimidinase, with protein sequence MGQSQGSVWVRGGTVVNADRQEKADVLCVDGAIAAVGPDVAALVPAGAQVIDASGQFVMPGGIDPHTHMQLPFMGTVTADDFYTGTAAALAGGTTSIIDFVIPDPQEPLLDAYRKWRGWAEKAAADYSFHVAVTWWSDSVHADMGTLVREEGINSFKHFMAYKNAIMCDDETLVNSFKRALELGAMPTVHAENGELVYLLQQEVAKMGITGPEGHPLARPPMVEAEAANRAIAIAGVLGVPIYVVHVSCTEAAQAIAAARARGQRVYGEVLAGHLVIDESVYRDPDFAKAAAHVMSPPFRAKGHQEALWQGLQSGQLHTTATDHCTFCAAQKAMGRDNFAKIPNGTGGVEERLAVIWDAGVNTGRLTPSEFVAITSANTARLFNIYPRKGLVGVGADADLVVWDPAATHTLSVRTQHSKGDYNIFEGRTVQGMPSHTISQGVVAYAQGDLRAEMGRGRYIKRPAFGPNFDAVQRRAAALQPTAVAR encoded by the coding sequence ATGGGTCAATCACAGGGTTCGGTATGGGTGCGTGGCGGCACGGTGGTGAATGCAGACCGGCAGGAGAAGGCCGATGTGCTGTGTGTGGACGGGGCGATTGCGGCCGTGGGGCCGGATGTGGCGGCCCTGGTGCCGGCCGGGGCGCAGGTGATCGATGCCTCGGGGCAGTTCGTCATGCCCGGCGGCATCGATCCGCACACCCACATGCAACTGCCCTTCATGGGCACGGTCACGGCCGATGACTTCTACACCGGCACGGCGGCGGCGCTGGCCGGTGGCACCACCAGCATCATCGACTTCGTCATTCCCGATCCGCAGGAGCCGCTGCTGGACGCCTACCGCAAATGGCGCGGCTGGGCCGAGAAGGCTGCGGCCGACTACTCCTTCCACGTGGCCGTCACCTGGTGGAGCGACAGCGTCCATGCCGACATGGGCACGCTGGTGCGCGAGGAGGGCATCAACAGCTTCAAGCACTTCATGGCCTACAAGAACGCCATCATGTGCGACGACGAAACCCTGGTGAACAGCTTCAAGCGCGCGCTGGAGCTGGGCGCCATGCCCACGGTGCATGCCGAGAACGGCGAGCTGGTCTACCTGCTGCAGCAGGAAGTGGCCAAGATGGGCATCACCGGGCCCGAGGGCCATCCGCTGGCCCGCCCGCCCATGGTGGAGGCCGAAGCAGCCAACCGCGCCATCGCCATCGCCGGCGTGCTGGGCGTGCCCATCTACGTGGTGCATGTCAGCTGCACCGAGGCGGCGCAGGCCATTGCCGCTGCCCGAGCGCGCGGCCAGCGCGTGTATGGCGAGGTGCTGGCCGGCCATCTGGTGATCGACGAAAGCGTGTACCGCGACCCCGACTTCGCAAAGGCGGCCGCCCATGTGATGAGCCCGCCCTTCCGGGCCAAGGGCCACCAGGAGGCCTTGTGGCAGGGCCTGCAGTCGGGCCAGCTGCACACCACGGCCACCGACCATTGCACCTTCTGCGCCGCGCAGAAAGCCATGGGCAGGGACAACTTCGCCAAGATCCCCAACGGTACCGGCGGCGTGGAAGAGCGCCTGGCCGTGATCTGGGATGCGGGTGTGAACACCGGCCGGCTGACGCCCAGCGAATTCGTGGCCATCACCTCGGCCAACACCGCCAGGCTGTTCAACATCTATCCGCGCAAGGGTCTGGTCGGTGTGGGGGCCGATGCCGATCTGGTCGTCTGGGACCCCGCCGCCACTCACACCCTGTCGGTCAGGACCCAGCATTCCAAGGGCGACTACAACATCTTCGAGGGCCGCACCGTGCAGGGCATGCCCAGCCACACCATCAGCCAGGGCGTGGTGGCCTATGCGCAGGGCGATCTGCGTGCCGAGATGGGTCGTGGCCGCTATATCAAGCGCCCGGCGTTCGGCCCCAACTTCGATGCGGTGCAGCGCCGCGCTGCCGCGCTGCAGCCCACGGCCGTGGCGCGCTGA
- a CDS encoding NCS1 family nucleobase:cation symporter-1 — protein MSHAPHSGDSAGNLWNHDLAPTLPSQRTWTWYHFAALWIGMVMCIPAYTLAASMITNGMSWSQAVMTVFLGNLIVLIPMLLIGHAGARYGIPFAVLARASFGTHGAKLPALLRALVACGWYGIQTWFGGMMIYTLLGVLLGHPLEGEKIAGLGINLGQLVCFLVFWAIQFYFVVHGIESIRKLETWTAPLKILICFVLLGWVYQKAGGFGPIMEQPSQYAPGGPKAGQFMTVFWPSLTAMVGFWATLALNIPDFTRFAKSQKDQVVGQAIGLPVPMGLLAMLAVVVTSGTVVIYGKALWDPVDVASRMTGAAVLIALIVLLIDTVSVNLAANLVGPAYDFSALAPRKISYRVGGYMTVAIAIVMMPWKILESTEGYIFTWLIGYSALLGPIAGILMVDYFLVRKKQLVVEDLYREEGAYRYSNGWNWVAVAAFALGVAPNLPGFLHAAFPAAFPNVGDFFKHAYDYAWFIGLFIAGVVYRIGMAGQVTKGAPALSKA, from the coding sequence ATGTCGCATGCCCCGCATTCCGGTGATTCCGCAGGCAACCTGTGGAACCACGACCTCGCACCCACGCTGCCCAGTCAGCGTACCTGGACCTGGTACCACTTCGCCGCCCTGTGGATAGGCATGGTGATGTGCATCCCGGCATACACGCTGGCGGCCAGCATGATCACCAACGGCATGTCGTGGTCGCAGGCCGTGATGACGGTGTTCCTGGGCAATCTGATCGTGCTGATTCCCATGCTGCTCATCGGCCATGCCGGGGCCAGGTACGGCATTCCCTTTGCGGTGCTGGCCCGTGCCTCGTTCGGCACCCACGGCGCCAAGCTGCCCGCCTTGCTGCGGGCCCTGGTGGCCTGCGGCTGGTACGGCATCCAGACCTGGTTCGGCGGCATGATGATCTACACCCTGCTGGGCGTGCTGCTGGGCCATCCGCTGGAGGGCGAGAAGATCGCGGGCCTGGGCATCAATCTGGGGCAGCTGGTGTGCTTTCTGGTGTTCTGGGCGATCCAGTTCTACTTCGTGGTGCATGGCATAGAGTCCATCCGCAAGCTGGAGACCTGGACCGCGCCGCTCAAGATCCTGATCTGCTTCGTGCTGCTGGGATGGGTCTACCAGAAGGCGGGCGGCTTCGGTCCCATCATGGAGCAGCCTTCGCAGTACGCGCCGGGCGGCCCCAAGGCGGGCCAGTTCATGACGGTGTTCTGGCCGTCGCTGACGGCCATGGTGGGCTTCTGGGCCACGTTGGCATTGAATATTCCGGACTTCACGCGCTTTGCCAAGTCGCAGAAGGACCAGGTGGTGGGCCAGGCCATCGGCCTGCCGGTGCCCATGGGGCTGCTGGCCATGCTGGCGGTGGTGGTGACATCGGGCACCGTGGTGATCTACGGCAAGGCCTTGTGGGACCCCGTGGATGTCGCCAGCCGCATGACGGGGGCGGCCGTGCTGATCGCGCTGATCGTGCTGCTGATCGATACCGTGAGCGTGAACCTGGCGGCCAACCTGGTCGGGCCGGCCTATGACTTCTCGGCCCTGGCGCCGAGGAAGATCAGCTACCGCGTGGGCGGCTACATGACGGTGGCCATTGCCATCGTGATGATGCCCTGGAAGATCCTCGAGTCCACCGAGGGCTACATCTTCACCTGGCTGATCGGCTACTCGGCACTGCTGGGACCGATCGCGGGCATTCTGATGGTGGACTACTTCCTGGTGCGGAAAAAGCAGCTGGTGGTGGAGGACCTGTACCGGGAAGAGGGCGCCTACCGCTACTCCAACGGCTGGAACTGGGTGGCCGTGGCGGCCTTCGCGCTGGGCGTTGCGCCCAACCTGCCCGGCTTCCTGCATGCGGCGTTTCCTGCCGCCTTCCCGAACGTGGGTGATTTCTTCAAGCATGCCTATGACTACGCATGGTTCATCGGCCTGTTCATTGCCGGCGTGGTGTACCGCATCGGCATGGCAGGCCAGGTGACCAAGGGCGCTCCCGCGCTGAGCAAGGCATAG